Proteins from a single region of Sphaerochaeta globosa str. Buddy:
- a CDS encoding Na/Pi cotransporter family protein codes for MKTIVIFFQIVGSLGLFLFGIKLLSEGLQKSAGDKMKAILKLMTKNRFVSIMTGLIITIIIQSSSATTVMVVSFVNAGLMGLTQAIGVILGANIGTTFTGWLVALLGFKLDISSLALVSIAFAAPMMFSKKSKTRDAADVLLGFGVLFLGLNFMSHSIPDITGNIEVLEFLATFNSDTLWMNMLCILLGTLVTIVVQSSSAAMAMTLTMAYNGWLGVTASAALILGSNIGTTITAYLASIGTSTTAKRAAWAHIFFNVVGSVIALVFFHPLLTLVNYLTPGDIYSLEGATLSTQLPLFLAMFHSVFNVVNTILFFPFVRQYAHFIERLVPAKAEYDEGTYHFKYLGGIFIDSPEIYMLAIRDEIKKMANLACNMLTRYRGMFNNPAANMESDALAMKKDEDYADQMQEQLSNFCVHLLQDSQTPTNASSLNCLIRVMDELESVTDSCYNLTILSQRRYNQGWKFDTETDKDLREYQALVQEFLDYVRDRMDRTLTKAEMQKANEFEEQINNSRNRLSQLVQERLSDGKADVRVELLILEKIRHLEHIGDYCTNIAEAYHQAVKHTPMLQKRSGKSLELA; via the coding sequence ATGAAAACCATTGTGATCTTTTTTCAGATTGTAGGTAGTTTGGGCCTCTTTCTCTTCGGGATAAAACTCCTCAGTGAGGGCTTACAGAAGTCGGCTGGCGACAAAATGAAAGCCATTCTCAAGCTTATGACAAAAAACCGGTTTGTCTCCATCATGACCGGGCTTATCATAACCATCATTATCCAGAGCTCCTCAGCAACCACCGTCATGGTGGTGAGTTTCGTTAATGCTGGTCTGATGGGACTCACCCAAGCCATCGGAGTCATACTGGGAGCCAACATAGGTACCACGTTCACCGGTTGGTTGGTCGCCCTTTTGGGCTTCAAGTTGGACATCAGCTCCCTAGCCTTAGTTTCCATCGCTTTTGCAGCACCGATGATGTTCAGCAAGAAAAGCAAAACCCGCGATGCAGCAGACGTATTGCTCGGTTTCGGAGTTCTGTTCTTAGGGCTCAATTTCATGTCTCATTCCATTCCGGACATCACCGGAAACATTGAGGTACTGGAATTCTTGGCGACATTCAACAGCGATACGCTGTGGATGAACATGCTTTGCATCCTGCTTGGCACGCTGGTAACCATCGTTGTGCAATCATCGTCGGCTGCAATGGCAATGACCTTGACGATGGCCTACAACGGCTGGCTCGGAGTTACCGCCTCAGCCGCCCTGATCCTCGGTTCGAACATCGGTACCACCATCACGGCCTACCTTGCATCCATTGGAACCAGCACCACGGCAAAACGTGCAGCTTGGGCTCATATATTTTTCAATGTGGTAGGTAGTGTCATTGCCTTGGTTTTCTTCCACCCCCTTCTTACGTTGGTTAATTATCTCACCCCAGGGGATATCTATTCACTGGAAGGAGCAACCCTTTCGACCCAGCTCCCCCTGTTTTTGGCAATGTTCCACTCGGTGTTCAACGTAGTAAATACGATTCTTTTCTTCCCCTTTGTTCGTCAGTATGCCCACTTTATCGAGCGATTGGTTCCAGCCAAAGCCGAATACGATGAAGGTACCTACCATTTCAAGTACCTCGGAGGTATTTTCATCGACAGCCCAGAAATCTACATGCTGGCTATTCGCGATGAAATCAAGAAAATGGCAAACCTTGCCTGCAACATGCTCACCCGCTACCGCGGCATGTTCAACAACCCTGCAGCAAACATGGAAAGTGACGCCCTTGCGATGAAGAAGGACGAGGATTATGCCGATCAGATGCAGGAACAGCTTTCCAATTTCTGCGTCCACCTTCTGCAAGACTCCCAGACTCCTACCAATGCCTCGTCACTCAACTGCCTGATTCGCGTCATGGATGAGTTGGAGTCGGTCACCGACAGTTGCTACAATCTGACCATACTCAGCCAGAGAAGGTATAATCAAGGTTGGAAATTCGACACGGAGACTGATAAGGACCTCAGGGAGTATCAGGCTTTGGTTCAGGAATTCCTCGATTACGTCCGCGACCGTATGGACAGAACCCTGACCAAGGCAGAAATGCAGAAAGCCAATGAGTTTGAGGAACAGATCAACAACTCCCGCAACCGTCTCAGTCAATTGGTTCAGGAACGTCTTTCTGATGGCAAGGCCGACGTTCGCGTTGAGCTGCTCATTCTTGAGAAAATTCGTCATCTGGAACATATCGGTGACTATTGCACCAATATTGCAGAAGCCTATCACCAGGCAGTCAAACATACCCCGATGCTGCAAAAACGTTCGGGTAAGAGTTTGGAACTCGCCTGA
- a CDS encoding secondary thiamine-phosphate synthase enzyme YjbQ — translation MMTYRKELWFHLNKRRGLINITDAVQEAINECGIKEGLVLVNAMNITSSVFINAVEKGLHEDFEIWLEKLAPELPYEQYKHNTDKERNADGHLKRSIMGREAVIAITGGRLDFGSWEQLFFYDFDGMRDKHVLIKIIGE, via the coding sequence ATGATGACTTATCGCAAGGAACTATGGTTTCACCTCAACAAACGACGCGGTCTGATAAATATCACCGACGCCGTACAGGAAGCAATTAATGAGTGCGGGATTAAGGAGGGTTTGGTTCTCGTCAACGCAATGAATATCACTAGCAGTGTATTCATCAACGCAGTGGAAAAAGGCCTACACGAAGACTTTGAGATTTGGCTGGAAAAGCTTGCCCCTGAGCTTCCGTACGAGCAATACAAGCACAATACGGACAAGGAGCGTAATGCAGACGGCCACCTCAAACGGTCCATAATGGGCCGTGAGGCGGTCATCGCAATTACCGGGGGAAGGCTCGATTTCGGCTCCTGGGAGCAACTCTTCTTCTATGATTTCGATGGAATGCGCGACAAGCACGTACTCATCAAAATCATTGGGGAGTGA
- a CDS encoding pyridoxal phosphate-dependent aminotransferase produces MQMSHRISAFQCSPIRRLSPYARDAVKRGIKVYHLNIGQPDIKTPVQVIEAVHQYSETIIAYGNSEGRQELREALPGYYAKYGLDVKAEDILITTGGSEALQFAFMTLCDPYDEVIIPEPYYTNVSSFAHSAMVDLVPITSNMEDGFALPDISEFEKKITRKTGAILLCSPNNPTGHVYTKDEMLQLLNLCKKHDIFLIVDEVYREFCYDGKQFTSVLAFPEFSDRVICVDSFSKRYSMCGSRIGALISRNKDVLDNALKLAQARLCPPDIEQVAACAALKTDDSYLFEVRNEYERRRNFIVDGLQKIDGVKCSMPKGAFYMVAELPVDNAEKFAMFLLKDFNLNGETVMVAPCEDFYVTKGVGRRQVRIAYVLNTHDLERAVACIDAGLKAYRKEVMGEKL; encoded by the coding sequence ATGCAAATGTCACACAGAATTTCTGCTTTCCAATGTTCCCCGATCAGACGACTTTCACCCTATGCCCGCGATGCTGTCAAGCGCGGAATCAAGGTCTACCACCTCAATATCGGACAGCCGGATATTAAAACCCCCGTGCAGGTCATTGAAGCTGTGCATCAGTACAGTGAAACCATCATCGCCTATGGCAACAGCGAAGGGAGACAGGAGCTCAGAGAAGCTCTTCCCGGCTATTATGCAAAGTACGGTTTGGATGTGAAGGCGGAGGATATCCTTATCACCACCGGTGGCAGTGAAGCGTTGCAGTTTGCTTTCATGACACTCTGCGATCCCTATGATGAAGTAATTATCCCCGAGCCGTATTATACGAACGTTTCTTCCTTCGCGCATTCAGCCATGGTGGATTTGGTTCCGATCACCAGCAATATGGAGGATGGTTTCGCCCTTCCCGATATTTCTGAGTTCGAGAAGAAAATTACCCGGAAGACGGGGGCAATTCTGCTTTGCAGCCCAAACAATCCCACCGGCCACGTGTATACGAAGGATGAGATGTTGCAGCTCTTGAACCTGTGCAAGAAGCACGACATTTTCCTGATTGTGGATGAGGTGTATCGTGAGTTCTGCTATGACGGTAAACAGTTTACCAGCGTACTTGCGTTCCCTGAGTTTTCCGACCGGGTCATTTGTGTCGATAGCTTCTCCAAGCGATATAGCATGTGTGGTTCGCGCATCGGGGCCTTGATCAGCCGCAACAAGGATGTTTTGGACAACGCCCTCAAGCTCGCCCAGGCCCGCCTGTGTCCTCCCGATATCGAGCAGGTTGCCGCCTGTGCTGCGCTTAAGACTGACGATTCGTATTTGTTTGAGGTTCGCAATGAGTATGAGCGCAGAAGAAACTTCATCGTCGATGGGTTGCAGAAGATTGACGGAGTAAAGTGCAGCATGCCCAAGGGTGCCTTCTATATGGTTGCTGAGCTTCCTGTCGATAATGCAGAAAAATTTGCCATGTTCCTGCTCAAGGATTTCAACTTGAATGGGGAGACTGTCATGGTTGCACCTTGTGAGGATTTCTATGTGACCAAGGGGGTAGGCCGCAGGCAGGTAAGAATTGCCTACGTACTCAACACCCATGATCTAGAGCGTGCAGTAGCCTGCATTGATGCAGGCTTGAAGGCATATCGGAAAGAAGTGATGGGAGAAAAACTCTAA
- the prs gene encoding ribose-phosphate diphosphokinase codes for MSIIKPHKLGIISGPGSEYFTGKVVKHLRRLYLERYEKLSTALAKRHGMSEEEILRTVTLMDDLNNKRIPRTKCPTTFQCPDFTIKVKYTKFANGEEKAEILDAVRGLRIFIIYDLSNSEPVKVAGSDEPVKLSVNDHLMFLFTTINALQLAGSESVTLVLPTYPYSRQHKKGGREALTAAMFGRICEMLGVERIITLDIHSREIENSFSDLHLENLHASYQTLIALHKLIDFSDPELVVVAPDTGAISRNKFYAQALHRPLAMLYKERDYSIVSKDAKHSNIKSINLLGDVSGKTVLIADDMLATGGTMIIAMRELTNLGAKKIICMVSLPLFNASAVEDFDAAYKEGIFYRIIGTNAVFHGHDLLDKEWYIQADITELFARVISRLHHGRSISPLLDNRKFIQILIDNSQANPQAPLPGASASDPDRD; via the coding sequence ATGAGCATCATCAAACCCCATAAGCTTGGGATTATCTCAGGTCCCGGTTCAGAATATTTCACCGGCAAGGTTGTGAAGCACCTTCGCCGTCTCTATCTGGAGCGCTATGAAAAGCTCTCCACTGCTTTGGCGAAACGTCACGGGATGAGTGAAGAAGAAATCCTGAGGACTGTGACCCTGATGGATGACCTGAACAACAAGCGTATTCCCAGGACAAAGTGCCCTACCACCTTTCAATGTCCTGATTTCACGATCAAGGTAAAATATACCAAGTTTGCAAATGGGGAAGAGAAGGCCGAGATTCTGGATGCCGTCAGAGGGTTGAGGATTTTCATCATCTATGACCTATCCAATAGCGAACCGGTAAAAGTGGCTGGTTCTGATGAGCCGGTCAAGCTATCGGTGAACGACCATCTGATGTTTCTGTTTACCACCATCAATGCTCTTCAGCTTGCTGGTTCGGAAAGTGTGACATTGGTCCTTCCCACCTATCCGTACTCGAGGCAGCATAAGAAGGGTGGACGTGAAGCTTTGACAGCTGCCATGTTCGGCCGGATTTGTGAGATGCTCGGGGTCGAACGCATTATTACCCTGGACATTCACAGCCGGGAGATTGAGAACAGTTTCTCAGATTTGCATCTGGAAAACCTGCATGCTTCTTATCAGACGTTGATCGCCTTGCATAAGCTCATCGATTTCAGTGATCCTGAGCTGGTGGTCGTCGCTCCCGATACCGGAGCCATAAGTCGGAATAAATTCTACGCCCAAGCCCTCCATCGACCCTTGGCCATGTTGTACAAGGAACGTGACTACTCCATTGTCAGCAAGGACGCCAAGCATTCGAATATCAAGAGCATCAACCTTCTTGGTGATGTCAGCGGCAAGACAGTACTCATCGCCGATGATATGCTCGCCACCGGTGGCACCATGATCATCGCCATGCGCGAATTGACAAACCTCGGGGCCAAGAAAATCATCTGTATGGTCAGTCTTCCTTTGTTCAACGCCAGTGCGGTTGAGGATTTTGATGCCGCATACAAGGAAGGAATCTTCTATCGAATCATCGGGACCAACGCAGTGTTCCACGGACACGACCTCTTGGACAAAGAGTGGTACATACAAGCTGATATCACCGAGCTTTTTGCCCGAGTCATCAGCCGCCTGCACCACGGACGTTCGATCAGTCCTCTTTTGGATAACCGTAAGTTCATCCAAATCCTGATAGACAACAGCCAGGCAAATCCACAAGCTCCCCTGCCAGGGGCCAGTGCTAGTGACCCGGACCGCGACTAA